One Hermetia illucens chromosome 4, iHerIll2.2.curated.20191125, whole genome shotgun sequence DNA segment encodes these proteins:
- the LOC119653655 gene encoding mitoguardin — protein MSFFRSLVPGGLSDSRLMSFRLSTSQKIIVVSVTAGVALLGVLARYLRRRRTPRPFRRPRKYGGGRRTRNSVRSPNDLASVAGSKASARSGSPGGSMVALSDRLSLASGSLGPGVVSTQQLTAQQLGVMGMEALETVINHWEDALSVHYSPGGVLSLTTAEESEFCREIQNLLDMAYALQDQSELLFLDQRSILFRDGEKNAENSKKETSNQLSRTASDPNFDSAESFASALDQVADLREFEEFTEAFAELEQYPLYQSAIKHMEEQQIPCRTIRTEQVGCASDVEYLAKLHCIRLAFQYMFKDASVGQWVADTGRQILTDLLCLGDKDPKDFLVGYEDMMVFLQDPSNWPIIERELEQRSVKAMTFYDVCIDFIILDSFRDLDAPPASVTAVVQNRFLSNGFKETALTTAVWSVLKAKRRMLKYPNGFMSHFYIISEQISPLMAWGFFGPNENLREVCHYFREQTLGFLNDIYSFQKCRYTSVEELSEDILQHMKSHVNNIGVKFSQ, from the exons ATTATAGTGGTGTCCGTAACAGCGGGCGTTGCGTTACTTGGAGTTCTGGCGCGCTACTTAAGGCGCCGTCGTACACCCCGGCCTTTTCGACGTCCACGCAAGTATGGAGGCGGACGTCGAACCCGAAATAGTGTCCGCAGTCCAAATGACTTGGCTTCTGTCGCGGGCTCGAAAGCTTCAGCCCGTTCGGGAAGTCCGGGCGGATCAATGGTAGCATTGTCAGATCGTCTATCCCTAGCATCCGGCTCCTTAGGTCCCGGAGTTGTGTCGACGCAACAGTTAACTGCTCAACAATTAGGCGTAATGGGAATGGAAGCTCTGGAAACAGTAATTAATCACTGGGAAGATGCACTGTCTGTACATTACTCACCTGGAGGTGTTTTATCTCTGACAACCGCTGAAGAATCTGAATTTTGTCGCGAAATTCAAAATCTTTTGGATATGGCGTATGCTTTGCAGGATCAAAGTGAACTTTTATTTCTCGACCAACGTTCGATTCTGTTCCGAGATGGAGAAAAGAATGCAGAAAATTCGAAAAAGGAGACAAGTAATCAACTCAGTCGGACAGCTTCCGATCCTAACTTTGATTCAGCTGAAAGTTTCGCATCTGCCTTGGATCAAGTTGCAGATTTACGTGAGTTTGAAGAATTTACTGAAGCTTTTGCTGAATTAGAACAGTATCCATTGTATCAGAGTGCGATTAAACACATGGAGGAGCAGCAGATTCCATGCCGGACCATACGAACAGAACAAGTTGGGTGTGCGTCCGATGTAGAATATTTAGCTAAACTACATTGCATTCGATTAGCTTTCCAATATATGTTTAAA GATGCATCTGTTGGCCAATGGGTGGCAGACACAGGCAGGCAAATCCTTACAGATTTGTTGTGCCTTGGAGATAAGGACCCCAAAGACTTTTTAGTTGGTTATGAAGACATGATGGTGTTCCTGCAAGATCCCAGCAATTGGCCGATTATTGAACGAGAATTGGAACAGAGAAGTGTGAAAGCCATGACATTCTACGATGTTTGCATTGATTTCATCATTCTGGATTCATTTCGGGATTTGGACGCGCCTCCGGCTAGTGTGACGGCTGTTGTACAAAATCGGTTTTTATCTAATGGCTTCAAAGAAACT GCCCTCACGACGGCGGTATGGTCTGTTCTCAAAGCAAAGCGGCGAATGCTGAAGTATCCAAATGGATTTATGTCGCATTTCTATATAATTTCTGAACAAATTTCACCTCTGATGGCATGGGGGTTTTTCGGACCTAATGAAAATCTGCGTGAGGTATGTCACTACTTTCGGGAGCAGACTTTAGGGTTTTTGAACGACATCTACAGTTTTCAAAAGTGTCGGTATACATCGGTTGAGGAATTGTCTGAGGACATTTTACAGCATATGAAATCGCATGTGAATAATATCGGCGTGAAATTTAGTCAATAG